The DNA segment AGGGCGCTAAAGAAAATGCTGGGATTAATTGCCCCTAAACTCATGGGAGGTAACAGAATTAGTGAATAAAGCGATAGACGACTGGAAGGTTTATCCTGTGCAACTGGGAAAATATCTTTGAAGAAATCTAGCAACCCGTAGACAAAACCAATAAACGAAGTTGCGATCGCAAACTCTGAGAAAATAGAAAGTAAAATTCCCAACCATTCCCCAGCACCACCCGCCCGTAGTATTTGCAGTGGGTCAAGATTAGCTGTGCTGTGTACAATATCAGGACTAATACTACCCAAAATTACCGCATTCCACAGCAAGAACATAATTAAAGGAATTAAAGAACCAATAATAATAGACTGCCGAATCTTGGGAATATCGCCTTCCAACTGAGTCACAACCACAGGGACAACATTATGGAAAAACAACGCCACTAACATCACTGATACAGCACTCCCTAAAGCTGTCCAGTTGTGAGTAAACAGTTGCACACTCTGAACCTGTCCTCCTCCGAAAAACAATAGTCCCAGAAAGGAAGTAATCACAATAGCCACAAAAACGCTATTGAGTTTCTCAATGAATTTTTGTCGTCCCAGGTACATCATGCCACCAAATAACAAGGTGAAAATAATTGTCCCCATCCAAGCAGGCGGAATATTTTCTAGTCCCCAAACCTGAGAAACACCAGAGACTAAAATGTTTCCCCCTTGAGTCATGTAAGCCACCAGCAAAGCATAGTGTAAAAACAGATAGGCAGCGCCAGCAATTCGCGCCCCCACAAACCCCAGATTTCGCTCAACCATTGCCAACAGACCAACACTCAAACGCCCTTCTAGACGCATAGCATTTACACATACTTCTGCCAGCAACAGACCAGAAATGACAGTATAGAGCCACACAGCAATTAACAATACTGTAGATGGCACAACACCAGAAGGTAGAGTTACCGCAGGTAATGCCAAAATACCAGCCCCGACCGTTGTTCCTGCAATCAGCGCCGTATTTCCCCACACACTCCCCGGTTGATGACTTAACTTATTTTCATTGAGTTCAACGTGAGAACATAATCGAGTAACTTCTTCTGGATGCAACTTGAAAACAGTGTTTGTAGGAGTCATACCGAGATAAGTGTCTGAATTAAATGCAGACTGTTAAGTTATGTAACTAATTTTAGCAAAAACCTCAATATACTGCTTTCACGCTTATAGGACTTACGCAATGACTCTGGTGAAACCTTCTTTCCTTCTCCCAAGGGGAGACGCTACGCGAATGTGTTCTTTGTGTCCTAAAGCCCTGGGGGCATACGCTGCGCGGTAAGCGTTCTCGGTAGCGTGCCGGAGGCTCTAGCTATGCCGTTGGCGAAGCCTCTCGAAGAGAAGGCTTTATGCGGTTTGTTTTTTCATGATTTTGCGTAAGTCCTGGTAGATAATAGACTAGACAAATCGCTCACTAAACTCATATATCAAATTCCATATTTTTAAAATTATCCAGCAGTAGTCGAGTTATTTCGTTATGAACTTAGGAAATTTGCATGAAATTCTTGACAATACAGAAATAATACAAAAAAGTCAAGGTTTTTACCAGATCAAGAAAACCGAGTTGTTAATTTTGGCTAAAGTCTCAGGTTGGGTAAAACAGAATATAACTATTTTATGGTCATTTTTTAGGGAATTATAGTGTTAGTCTCAGAATAAAGTGGGACGAGAGATAATGGTGAAGATGAGTTCAACTTTAACAAAACTTTAGTAATGGCAGGCATTTGAAGAAAGGGTTACTAATAGCTTACTGTTGATTTTGTATCTTTGATTCTACGGAAATAAGTAGCACTGGAGATATTACGGTGAATTGGAATTGTGATATCGCGTTATTATAAAGTCAGAGAAAAATATTCTGTGATTTTGCGTATAATCGAGAAGTGCTTGCTAAACCTATAGCTTTGAAGTTTTTTTTCCAGATGTTTTTAGCTGGGGTAAGAATCATCAAATAGGCACAAGCAAAACCTGAGCTAATCCTGGGGGATGTCTCGGTTATTATCTCAAGCAAGACGATAAATCACAACTCAATCTTCTGGAGAAGAGATGTATCTGGCACATTCATTCATGAGTGATGAAAAGAAGCAAAATCCTCAGCAGCCCTTAATCTTGGTGGTGGAAGACCATGATGATAGTCTACTGCTGATTGGTTATGCCCTAGAGTCACTTGGCTGTAGATTCATTTGTCAAAATGAAAGTTCCACTACATTATTAGTGGCAAAAGACTATCAGCCAGACCTGATCATGTTAGATATTCTATTACCAGGTCTCAGCGGGACTGATGTTATACATTACCTCAAACAAGAACCGCTAACTGCCGAAATTCCAGTGATCGCAGTTACGGCTTTAGCTAGTAGAGAGGATCGAGAACGCCTGATCTCGGCGGGTTTTGATGACTACATCAGTAAACCTTACATGATCGAGGATTTAGAGGCGATAATTCGCAGCCTCCTACGCGGTAAGCTCAATTCTCCGACTCTTAAGAGTGCTGAGTGCTAACTAATGACTACTATCTTTTGGTAGCGTGACTGTGAATACACTACCTCGCCCTTGTTCAGAGGTGAGTGTAATTGTACCACCGTGTGCTTCGATAATTCGGCTCGATAGATGCAGACCTAAACCACTACCAGACCGTTTATTTCTACCTTGGCGAAACCGCTCAAAAACAGTTGCTTGGTCTTCGGGCGCAATGCCATAACCAGTATCTGTAAATTCGATGATTACGCCATCTTTACCCTGAGAATTAGCTGATTTTTCCCAAATAGCAACTTCTATCCCGCCTGTATCTGTAAACTTGATGGCATTGCCAATTAAGTTATTAAATACGCGTCGCAGTTCTAGGGGATCGCCCATTACTACACCAGCGGTTTCTTCCTGTGAATTTAACTTACTTGTATCTATTTTGAGAGCCAAGTTTTTCTCGCTGGCCAGAGGAGTGAGTTCACCACAGACTTCTTGAAGAATTTCCGGGAGATTGCACTCTACATCGTTTAAAGTCTTTTTACCAGCCTCGAAGCGATAAACTTCTAATAGAGTGTTGACCATTTGCATTAAATTTTGATTGCTGCGAATCATTACCGCGATCGCTTGTTTCATTTCTGGAGAAATTTCGCAGAAGGTTTCCTGTTGAAACAAGTCCAGCATCCGGTCAGCAGCCACTAGCGGGGTACGCAAATCATGAGTTAAACGCGAAACAAAATCTTCGCGCTGACGGGCCATTTTTTTTTGTTCGTCCAGACTGTGTTTGAGGCGTAAGAGCGATCGCACTCTGGCTAAAAGTTCGTCTGTATCAAATGGTTTACGAATAAAATCATCTGCACCAGCATCCAACCCTTCAACTACACTGGATTGGTGAAATGCCGTAATCAGCAGGATCGGAATATAGCTCACATTCAAGTCAGGATTATTACGGATGCGCCGAGTCACTTCATAACCATCAATTCCTGGCATCATCACATCTAGCAAAATCAAATCCGGTGGAGATTCTTCAATTTGCTGCAAAGCTGTTAAACCATCTGCAACTAAGTCAATCTCATAACCCTCACTTTCGAGAATTGTCTGAACCAAAATGAGATTATCTCTAGTGTCATCAACGGCGAGAATACGGTCAATTTTAGGATTTTCCACAACAGACATGGTTTATCAACGGTTTATAAAAATAATTTAGAGCTGGAAATTGGGAAAACCCATCGATGCTTTCGTGGATTTGGAGGGGGACTGGTGAGGGTTCTGAACCGAGCAAAAAATATCGTGACTATCTAAATTGTAAGCAGCCAGACTATCGGCTGTGGTTGGTAACGATAATTGCCGTGGTACTTCAATTCTAAACATAGAACCAACCCCCACTTGACTTTCCAAAATAATTTTGCCCCCCATCATTTGCACCAAGGAATCTATAATCGCTAAACCTAGCCCTGTTCCAGGATATTTGCGCGTGATACTTTGATCCACTTGCCGGAA comes from the Nodularia sp. NIES-3585 genome and includes:
- a CDS encoding amino acid permease; translated protein: MTPTNTVFKLHPEEVTRLCSHVELNENKLSHQPGSVWGNTALIAGTTVGAGILALPAVTLPSGVVPSTVLLIAVWLYTVISGLLLAEVCVNAMRLEGRLSVGLLAMVERNLGFVGARIAGAAYLFLHYALLVAYMTQGGNILVSGVSQVWGLENIPPAWMGTIIFTLLFGGMMYLGRQKFIEKLNSVFVAIVITSFLGLLFFGGGQVQSVQLFTHNWTALGSAVSVMLVALFFHNVVPVVVTQLEGDIPKIRQSIIIGSLIPLIMFLLWNAVILGSISPDIVHSTANLDPLQILRAGGAGEWLGILLSIFSEFAIATSFIGFVYGLLDFFKDIFPVAQDKPSSRLSLYSLILLPPMSLGAINPSIFFSALDFAGTFSISVLGGIIPALMTWKQRQEQQLNRMNQPLVPGGKVTLVVMIGIASILIIKQIVAISGH
- a CDS encoding two-component system response regulator, which gives rise to MYLAHSFMSDEKKQNPQQPLILVVEDHDDSLLLIGYALESLGCRFICQNESSTTLLVAKDYQPDLIMLDILLPGLSGTDVIHYLKQEPLTAEIPVIAVTALASREDRERLISAGFDDYISKPYMIEDLEAIIRSLLRGKLNSPTLKSAEC
- a CDS encoding hybrid sensor histidine kinase/response regulator; its protein translation is MSVVENPKIDRILAVDDTRDNLILVQTILESEGYEIDLVADGLTALQQIEESPPDLILLDVMMPGIDGYEVTRRIRNNPDLNVSYIPILLITAFHQSSVVEGLDAGADDFIRKPFDTDELLARVRSLLRLKHSLDEQKKMARQREDFVSRLTHDLRTPLVAADRMLDLFQQETFCEISPEMKQAIAVMIRSNQNLMQMVNTLLEVYRFEAGKKTLNDVECNLPEILQEVCGELTPLASEKNLALKIDTSKLNSQEETAGVVMGDPLELRRVFNNLIGNAIKFTDTGGIEVAIWEKSANSQGKDGVIIEFTDTGYGIAPEDQATVFERFRQGRNKRSGSGLGLHLSSRIIEAHGGTITLTSEQGRGSVFTVTLPKDSSH